The genomic segment TAAAGACGGTCTGAGACTGCAGAACCCATCACACTCACTCCCTTCCTACCTAAGCTTTCCACTCCTCACATCATGTACTACACCGACTTTGAGGGCTCTGTCTTCCCAGGGTGCTACTGGGGCAGCTATGGCTACCCCCTGGGGTACAGCGTTGGCTGCGGCTATGGCAGCACCTACTCTCCAGTGGGCTATGGCCTTGGCTATGGCTACAATGGCTGTGGGGCTTACAGAAGATACTGGCCATATGCTCTCTACTGATGTGCTGTGATCTCCTGGTGTAGATTCATCTCTTCGTGAAGACTGAGTGGCACCTCCAGCTTCCagctttaccttcttctttcgtCCTCACTTGCTCATCAACCTCTTCCCAGAAGCTGCTTTTCAGATCTTACAACTGAATCTCAAACAAAGGAACTGAAAATCTAGACGATGCCTCTAGCTGCCTTCTCTGGATGCTGTTTATTGGGACTTTTTTTCAGAAGCTTGGCAACC from the Arvicola amphibius chromosome 10, mArvAmp1.2, whole genome shotgun sequence genome contains:
- the LOC119824564 gene encoding keratin-associated protein 8-1; amino-acid sequence: MYYTDFEGSVFPGCYWGSYGYPLGYSVGCGYGSTYSPVGYGLGYGYNGCGAYRRYWPYALY